In Candidatus Zixiibacteriota bacterium, the genomic stretch ATTTCGGACGTGAAAGAGCTTGATGAATCGAGTAATCGGAGTTATAATACGCAAGACGCATCTGAAGAAGATGCCAATTGAGACAAGATAGTCCTGTTCCGCGAATTCTGAAATGATTCCACAACTACTGACGGAGCGAAATAGCGCTCGGCAAGCTGACAAACTATCTACGGGTTGCCGCCGGACAGGATAGCGATGGTGGCAAATATGGGAACTCCTGACCGTGTTTCACTGTTTATAGTTGTTGAAACGTGTGACGCGCGCGGAGAAGCCGGGTCTCATCAAGACTTACTTTGCAACGCCGATACTGTCGATAATATAGCGAAACGATATACCAGAGCAAACGTACACCAACAGAACTGCAGTATGGGATAGGCCGATGGAGTTCTACGAGAATCTCGCAGACAGATATGATCTAATGACCCGTTTCGATCAGCGGATCGTGAAGGATGGGAATGTCCTCCATGCCTGGATCGAGAAGCACGGCATCAAGTCGGCGATTGATGTCGCGTGCGGCACAGGGCTGCATTCGATACTGCTGGCTAAGATGGGTGTCCAGACTGTCGGTACCGATATTTCCAAACCGATGCTCGATCGCGCGAAAGAGAATGCTGCTCGGCAGGATGTCGTTGTCGATTTCCGGCAGGTCTCGATGGAGCATCTCGGTGAGTCGGTCGATCAGCGTTTCGATGCACTCTTCTGTCTCGGCAATTCTCTTCCGCACATTCTCAATGTCTCTGATCTGGCGACGGTTGTCAGATCGTTCTCAGAGAGTGTTGTTCCGGGTGGTATCGCCGTGCTGCAGCTTATTAATTACCATCGTGTGCTCGAAAACAAGAAACGGCTTGTCGGCATCCACAAGGTCGGCGAAACGGAATTCATCCGATACTACGACTTCTTCCCGGATCACCTGCGATTCAACATTCTGATGATCGATTCACGCAACGGATCTCAGCTGCGCGAACTCGAGAGCACGAATCTCTATCCATACACAAAAGCCGAGCTCGAACCACACATTCTGAAATCAGGCTTCCGGTCGATTGAATGCTACGGTGACATGATCTTCACGCCCTACGATCCCGAATCCTCGACCGACCTCGTCATCTGCGCCAGAAGGTAGGTCGAAACCCTCGAACGATGCGCGCAGCGCAGAGTGCGGTTTCGACTCTGTATCCGGCAGTACGTCGAAACCCTTGCGGTTTCGATACTCCAGAGTTATACTCTGCCTCATGACGAACATCCGTCGCTATTTTAAGGAAGGGCAGCTGTACTTCACCACGCATGTTACATACGAACGGCTGCCAATCCTTGTAGATTATGCTGGCGACCTACTCCGTGCATTTGAATACGCAAACGGTACGCTGCCGCACGAGATGCTCGCCTGGGTCATCTTGCCGGATCACTTTCACGCCATAATTGATCCAAAGGGCTCAAGCCTGTCCGCAATCATAAAACTCGCGAAACTGAAGTTTTCGGGCAGCTACAGAAGCGCTAAACACTTGAAGTCAGGCCGCGTCTGGCAATATCGGTTTTGGGATCACGTCATTCGCAGTGAATCGGATTTGAGTGCACATATCGATTACATTCATTACAATCCCGTCAAACACGGCATTACACGTAAACCCGCGGATCACAAGTTTTCGACAGTTCACAAATTTCTGGAGCTTGGAAATTACTCTAAGGATTGGGGTGTTCATGATGATCCTACGCATGGTGCGAATATCGGTGAATGATTGAAGATGTCGAAACCGCAAGGGTTTCGACCTACAAACTTAGGATTGCTTCTCCCTCCATAATGATTGACTTTGCTTAGTGCGCATTGTACTTTTGCATTCAGTAGCCGATTCTCGAAAAGCTGCATCAAAGGGCTTGACAGACTCCAGAGCCGAAAGGAGCAGAAGATAATGGATGAAGTGCGGAGATTCATACGGTTCGTCTTGCCAGGTGTCGTATGCATAACGGAGCTAACATTGATGCTTCTAATTTCTGACTACTGCAAGACTGCAGGCTTCCTTGAGCAAATAGCCGACTACAACGTGGGCACCGCCTTTGCTCTCTTCCTCGGCAGCGGCGCATTAGGCTACATATTTGCTCAATTCTATTGGGCATTTGTGTCTGTAACGGATCTCAATGTCGACCTGCGACAGGCAATTCGCGGTCTGAATAGGAGATTCGTCTTGATTCTAACGCAGGAGGCGACCGATCAAGGGTATCGCGAGCTCAATGATGGGGAAGTCGACAAACTGAGCAAGTGGGAAGTTGGGTCCCTTGTCTCGTCATATTGGGCTTCCATTCCCAGCAAGAGCGGAAAGACAAGAGACGATGATCATCCCCTACCAATGCGATTGGTAGATGTGATGCATGGTCTTGGAACAACGCTCGTAGGCACAACCTTTTCGTTCTTAGTTTGGTTCGTGCTGCATTTTTATGTTTTGATACTACGTCCATTGGACTTAGCAAACACACTCTTGCCATTCTTGATTTGGGCGATGCTGTGGTGCGTGTTTGGTTGTGCTTTCAAATCCACTCTGCACAAATATACTGTGGTCAATTGCTCACTTGTCACCACAGCCATTATGAAGGATTGTGACCGTGGTTACGGCGAACCTGTGCAACTATATCTATATCTGACAGACCGGTTGCTGCATAGGCGCAGACGTCATTAGCGAATTGTCGAAACCGCGCGGATTCTGACGTTTAGGACTCGGGCAGATGTGGACATCTGCCGCGCACAGAACACAAATCCGTCATCGCGAGGAGCTAAGCGACGTGGCGATCTCTATGTCGCATCAAAGTGCACACAGGAGCTCTGCTCCTGTGACTATCGCATAGAAGAGCGCAGAGGCACAGCCTCTGCTTTCACATTTGAGGGTCGCGGAGATTGCCACGCTTCGCTCGCAATGACGCGATTCGAGGTTTATCTATAAACCAGGCAGACGGAATACAGAGAGTAGGCAGAACCACTCCGCTTCGCTTCGGGATTCTGCCCTACCGAAGTTTGCCCGCAATCATAAATTGCAGACACAACGAAACGAATTCACCTTGACCTTGGTTGATTCTATACATATTCTATCGGATTATGAACATTAACTGACGGAGGGATATTCGATGTATAGATTCTTGATAGTTGTCGTTTCGATTCTGGCATTGTCCACAAACCTCTACGGCGACCTTGCGCCATCGCCGACCGAGACATTCACGCTCGATAACGGCATGACCATTATTCTCAAAGAGAACCACTCGTCGCCGATGATCACGTCGATAGTGTTCGTCAATGCCGGTGCGCGCTACGAAACCGACTACAACAACGGCGTCACGCATTTCCTCGAGCATCTTATGTTCGACGGCACCAAGAGCCGCAACCGCGAGGAGCTCAACGAGACCGCCGAGATGTATGGTGGTTATATCAACGCTTTCACGCGCGAAGATCTGACAGCGTACATGATCCTGATGCCGAAAGAAAATATCGATATCGGTCTTGATATCCAATCGGACCAGCTTTTCAATTCGATCATCCCGGAGGAGGAGCTTCCCAAAGAGCGAAAGATCGTAATCGAAGAGATGAAGATGAGTATCGACAACCCCGACTATCAGGCTGAGGCATTCACACGCAATACAGTCTACCATGGAACACCGTACGTGCGACCTGTGCTCGGTTACGAAAACATCATCTCGACCATTCCGCGCGAACGGATAATGGAATACTATAAGACCTATTACATGCCGAACAATATGACCGCGCTGGTGATCGGTGATTTCGAAACTGCCGATATGCTTGCCAAGTTCGAGAAATACTATGGCATGCAGACCGCGCAGCCGCTGCCGGAATTCGACAAGGTGGAACTCTCAATTCCAGCGGGTAAGAAGATCAAGCGTGCTGAGCTTGAGACTACCGACACGAAAATCGATATTGCGATGAACGCGCCGCATTTCACCGATCCCGATTATTTCGCATACTATCTGCTGGCTGAATATCTCGGGTCGGGAGACATGTCGCCTTTAGACAAGACTTTCACCGAAGGCGAAAACCCGTTTGCGCAGTCGGTCAGCGCGTCGCTTCAGACTCAGCGCGATTTCTCGCTCCTTCACATTTCAGCGACGACCGATATGCCGGAGAATGCCGACAAGATTCTGAGCGGCATCGATGATCTGTTTGCGAACATTGATAATGTCATTCCATCTGAGAAAGACCTTCACGGTCTCGTTGTCTCTCTCAAAACGAATGACATCTATCTCCGCGAAAAGCTCCACTACTATGGCATTATTGTCGCTCCAATGATGGTTTCTACGGGATATGAGTTTTTGGAGAATCTTATTCCGAACCTCGAAAAAGTGACTCGCAGTGATTTGAAACGCGTCGCAGCCAAGTACTTCACACCCCTTTCCTACACCGGAACGGTCGTGACTCCGAAAAGCGAAGCCAAAACGGAAACAGCGACTGCATCCAATACCGAATACAAGAAGGAAGTGCTGCCGAACGGCCTGACCGTTGTGATCAAGAGCAATCCCGACAGCAGAGTATTCGCGGTGAACATCATCGGCAAGAATCGATCCGCTATGGAGCCGGAAGGCAAGGATGGCATCACCGATTTTGTAAATCGTGTGATGACAGAGGCAACATCGACATACGACAGCGATCAACTCGCCTCAGAGCTGGCATCAATTGGCGCGAATCTGACGGTCACGGATAATCCGTATATCCCCTACGATGATTTCTACACAACGAACCAGTATGCTTTTGTGAAATTCGAGACTATCGATGAGTTCTCCGACAAAGGCATGGCGCTGCTGTCCGACATGATCAGGAATGCGGTGTTCACCGAGGAAGATGTCGAACAGACGCGCAGGCAGATGATGGGATTTCTAGGCAGGTCATCCGGTTCGCCGCGAGAACAATGCCGTAATGCGTTCAACGAGTCTCTCTTCCCGAACAGCGCTTACTCGAAACCAATCATGGGCTCGCAAAGAACGATTGCCGGCATCACGAGAGATGATCTGCTGGCCTATTACAAAACGTTCTACTCACCCGGAAACATGATTCTGAGCGTCTGCACAAATGGTTCAATCGATGATGCAATGGCGAAGTTAGTTAAGTACTTCGGCGACATGGAACCGGTAGAGAGTCCTGCGATCATAGTCGGCGAACCGATTCAACCATCTTCTGTTCTCGCAAAGAACGTCCCGATGGATAAGGAGCAGGTCTACATCTACATCGGCGGCCCCACACCCGGAATTCAGAGCGAAGATGCGCCGGCATTGAAGGTCGCCGGAGCCATTCTCTCCGACCGGATGTCACTCGAACTGCGCGAGAAACAAGGCCTGGCGTATAGCGTCGGAGCTTCGGCATCATTTGACAAGGATTTCGGATGGTACGTTGCGGTTATGGGAACCGGCATAGATAATTACGAAACGGCAAAAGATGGCATGCTTGCGGAGATAAAGAAACTCCAGGAGGGAGCAATCGATCCTGATGAGTTGACGAAGGCTAAGAACTCGCTCTGGGGATCATCACTCACGAGAAATTTGTCGAGAGTCAATCAGGCTTACTACATGGGCGTGAACGAATACCTGGGTGTCGGCTACGCCTTCAGCGATAACTGGATTGTCGATCTTCGAAAGGTCACCGCCGATGACGTTCAGCGTGTGGCTAAGAAGTACTTCTCGACTGAGAAGTACGTGATTGCAACGGCGGGACTGCCGGAGTAGCAGTATCAGAAGAATTTGACGATTTCGACCATTTCTCTGACGGCCTTGTCGAAACCGGTCATAACTGCGCGCGAAGTAATATTGTGACCAACAACATATTCTGTGATCGCGGTCTCTGAGAGCACGGGCACGATGTTGGCGTAACCGAGGCCGCCGCTCGCCCTTACCATGAGTTCCGCCTTTTTCGCGGCATCTGCAGTCTTTGCAATCCTGCCAAGCTCCGCTTCGACATTCTCCTGGGATTTCGCTTCAGTATAGTGATTCGCGAATATCTCGATCCCATCAAGTCCGAGTTTCACGGCATGTTTTACCGAATCAGCCTCAGGCTCAACGACCGCAAATACCCGGCACCCAGCAGCCTGAAGTTGCTCGACCACGCCTCGAACTTCGTCACCGTGTTCATGCAAATCGAGACCTTGTTCGGTTGTCAGCTCACCGGGGCGCTCAGCTACAAGCGTCACTTCGGCAGGCTTGACCTCCAGCGCGCGAGCGACCAAATCCGTGTTCGGCGCTATGTAGAGGTTTAGTTTGGTTTTGACCGTTTCACGCAAAATGTAGAGATCACGCTCGCGAATGTGTTTCTTGTCCATCCTCAAATGAATCGCTATCCCATCGGCGCCGGCAAGTTCGGCCACTGATGCTGCCGCAACGGGATCGGGTTCTCGTTCTTTGCGACCTTCGCGAATCGCAGCAATGGCGTCCATACTCACTATCAATCTGCGCATTTGTCTCTCTCCCGTGGTCATGTCAGTCTGCTTCCAGTTCCATGTTGTACGAACTGAGCATCCAAAAGTTCAGAAACAGTGACAAAGGGACTGATGTCAGATGGCCGACCGATCCTCCCAGGATACCATTCTCCAGAGATTGTCCTTCTTCGACTGTCGGAATGTGAACTCTGCAATGCCGACTGCCTCGAAGCTCTCGCCTCCGAAGTCGCCGTCGATGTCTCGAACGGATAGCTGAAAATAGACTCCATAGACCTGCCACGTTTCCGACCCTGAATGCTCGAACCTGTCGAAAAAGGGCATCCATGTCTCCAGCTTGATTTCATCAAAGAACTCGAATAACCGACGAGTTCGATTGAGATCACCCGATGGGCCGTCTCGTGGAATGACTATTGTCTCTATTTCACCGGCAAGATTCTGATCGGTATAGCTAAAGATGAAATTGGGATCCAGGCAATTCTCATAAACATCAATATCATTGTGCTCGTATGCGTACCTAAAATTGTGCAGGACAGAATCGGGTGCCGTCTGCCTCACAATCGGCTTGATTCCCGACGGATCTACCGATGCGGGTGAGAAGGGATTGACGCATGACAACCCGGCAAATGTTGTGACCAGAATAATGATGACAGACCATCTCATGCTATCTGTACCCGTTCTTGAAATCTGACCAGGCCGTGTCATTGGGCGACGCATGATTGTCCGTCCAGCGGCGCAGTCTCCACAGATTAACCCCGGTCTCGATCAGCTCAAATGACGCTGTGCCCCTGTAGAATGTCGTATCCGGCATTGCAATGTCGATATCAGATATGCTTATAAGTTCATATTCTCTATGGATCGTTGCGGTCGTGTCGTCTTCAAGATCAGGGAGTGATTCAATCGGTGCGAGCGACAGCGAAAGTGAAATCGACTCAGAACTTGATCGGAATGCGGCAAAAATCTTGTCGGTGAGAGATATTTCCGAATTGTATCCCCAGCCCGAATCGGGTCCCTGAAACTGCAGGAAGTCATACCGGTAGGCAAACAACGTGTCAAGACACTGCATGTAGTTGGTGATTATCTTCTCGTTGTATGATGCCTCGAGATTGACGAGCACAAGCTGTGGTTCGACCGGCGTGATGTACGTTCCTTCATTCTCGGACGGTGGCTCCGATTCCCTTGCTGAGAACGGGTTCGTGCATGAAATCGTCAAGATCATGAATAATAACGCGTATGAAATCGTCTTTTGCACTAAAA encodes the following:
- a CDS encoding class I SAM-dependent methyltransferase, whose amino-acid sequence is MEFYENLADRYDLMTRFDQRIVKDGNVLHAWIEKHGIKSAIDVACGTGLHSILLAKMGVQTVGTDISKPMLDRAKENAARQDVVVDFRQVSMEHLGESVDQRFDALFCLGNSLPHILNVSDLATVVRSFSESVVPGGIAVLQLINYHRVLENKKRLVGIHKVGETEFIRYYDFFPDHLRFNILMIDSRNGSQLRELESTNLYPYTKAELEPHILKSGFRSIECYGDMIFTPYDPESSTDLVICARR
- a CDS encoding transposase produces the protein MTNIRRYFKEGQLYFTTHVTYERLPILVDYAGDLLRAFEYANGTLPHEMLAWVILPDHFHAIIDPKGSSLSAIIKLAKLKFSGSYRSAKHLKSGRVWQYRFWDHVIRSESDLSAHIDYIHYNPVKHGITRKPADHKFSTVHKFLELGNYSKDWGVHDDPTHGANIGE
- a CDS encoding insulinase family protein, which gives rise to MYRFLIVVVSILALSTNLYGDLAPSPTETFTLDNGMTIILKENHSSPMITSIVFVNAGARYETDYNNGVTHFLEHLMFDGTKSRNREELNETAEMYGGYINAFTREDLTAYMILMPKENIDIGLDIQSDQLFNSIIPEEELPKERKIVIEEMKMSIDNPDYQAEAFTRNTVYHGTPYVRPVLGYENIISTIPRERIMEYYKTYYMPNNMTALVIGDFETADMLAKFEKYYGMQTAQPLPEFDKVELSIPAGKKIKRAELETTDTKIDIAMNAPHFTDPDYFAYYLLAEYLGSGDMSPLDKTFTEGENPFAQSVSASLQTQRDFSLLHISATTDMPENADKILSGIDDLFANIDNVIPSEKDLHGLVVSLKTNDIYLREKLHYYGIIVAPMMVSTGYEFLENLIPNLEKVTRSDLKRVAAKYFTPLSYTGTVVTPKSEAKTETATASNTEYKKEVLPNGLTVVIKSNPDSRVFAVNIIGKNRSAMEPEGKDGITDFVNRVMTEATSTYDSDQLASELASIGANLTVTDNPYIPYDDFYTTNQYAFVKFETIDEFSDKGMALLSDMIRNAVFTEEDVEQTRRQMMGFLGRSSGSPREQCRNAFNESLFPNSAYSKPIMGSQRTIAGITRDDLLAYYKTFYSPGNMILSVCTNGSIDDAMAKLVKYFGDMEPVESPAIIVGEPIQPSSVLAKNVPMDKEQVYIYIGGPTPGIQSEDAPALKVAGAILSDRMSLELREKQGLAYSVGASASFDKDFGWYVAVMGTGIDNYETAKDGMLAEIKKLQEGAIDPDELTKAKNSLWGSSLTRNLSRVNQAYYMGVNEYLGVGYAFSDNWIVDLRKVTADDVQRVAKKYFSTEKYVIATAGLPE
- a CDS encoding pyridoxine 5'-phosphate synthase, with product MRRLIVSMDAIAAIREGRKEREPDPVAAASVAELAGADGIAIHLRMDKKHIRERDLYILRETVKTKLNLYIAPNTDLVARALEVKPAEVTLVAERPGELTTEQGLDLHEHGDEVRGVVEQLQAAGCRVFAVVEPEADSVKHAVKLGLDGIEIFANHYTEAKSQENVEAELGRIAKTADAAKKAELMVRASGGLGYANIVPVLSETAITEYVVGHNITSRAVMTGFDKAVREMVEIVKFF